One window of Gemmatimonadota bacterium genomic DNA carries:
- a CDS encoding M28 family peptidase encodes MSRALAAMLLLAATACNGIQERPPAEKEEAGRSLAPDAATQTAGVPAFNAQRAHELIRRQVAFGPRVPGAPGHARQLQWMEGELRTRADTLILQDFTHTTGSGRSLRMTNLLARFGPELPDRILLVAHWDTRPTADQERDPARRRQPIPGANDGGSGTAVLLELADVLSRHSPPIGVDLLFVDGEDYGPGEMYLGATHFAANLPPGYRPLYGVVVDLVADEDPTFPVEGYSAEYAPEVVDRVWSLAARLGYGHIFRRESGGAVSDDHVPLNRAGIRAIDIIDFDYGPGNRYWHTLEDSFEHTSPRGLEAVGAVLAALVYSGG; translated from the coding sequence GTGAGCCGCGCGCTCGCCGCCATGCTGCTCCTCGCGGCCACGGCCTGCAACGGCATCCAGGAGCGGCCGCCGGCAGAGAAGGAGGAGGCCGGCCGCTCCCTCGCACCTGATGCCGCCACGCAAACCGCTGGCGTGCCCGCGTTCAACGCGCAGCGCGCGCACGAGCTGATCCGCCGCCAGGTGGCGTTCGGGCCCCGCGTGCCGGGCGCGCCCGGCCACGCGCGCCAGCTCCAGTGGATGGAGGGCGAGCTGCGCACCCGTGCCGATACGCTGATCCTCCAGGATTTCACGCATACCACCGGCTCCGGACGCAGCCTGCGCATGACCAACCTCCTGGCCCGCTTCGGGCCAGAGCTGCCCGACCGCATACTGCTCGTCGCCCACTGGGACACGCGGCCAACCGCTGACCAGGAGCGGGACCCCGCCCGCCGCCGCCAGCCCATCCCGGGCGCGAACGACGGCGGTAGCGGCACGGCTGTCCTGCTGGAACTGGCGGACGTCCTGTCCCGCCATTCCCCGCCCATCGGCGTAGACTTACTCTTTGTGGACGGCGAGGATTACGGGCCGGGCGAGATGTACCTGGGCGCCACCCACTTCGCGGCCAACCTGCCCCCCGGCTACCGCCCGCTCTACGGCGTGGTGGTCGACCTGGTCGCGGACGAGGACCCCACCTTTCCCGTGGAGGGCTACTCCGCCGAGTACGCGCCCGAGGTCGTGGACCGGGTCTGGAGCCTGGCGGCGCGCCTGGGCTACGGTCACATCTTCCGCCGCGAGAGCGGCGGAGCCGTGTCCGATGACCACGTGCCGCTGAACCGCGCCGGGATCCGAGCCATCGACATCATCGACTTCGATTACGGCCCCGGCAACCGCTACTGGCACACGCTGGAAGACAGCTTCGAACACACCAGCCCCCGGGGGCTGGAGGCGGTGGGGGCGGTGCTGGCGGCCCTGGTCTACTCGGGCGGCTAG